In the genome of Doryrhamphus excisus isolate RoL2022-K1 chromosome 11, RoL_Dexc_1.0, whole genome shotgun sequence, one region contains:
- the LOC131138107 gene encoding thialysine N-epsilon-acetyltransferase-like, producing MNFNIRPATKVDCKDIIRMIMELAVYEKMPDQVKISCEELERDGFNQNPFFGCLVAEVPEEDGFATVGYALYFDIYSTWKGRSMHLEDLYVMPQFRGFGIGKSLLSAAAQVAKEKQCARLQLSVLDWNTPSRDFYAAKGAQDLTVKEGWHLIRFDGQSLDNLANETQKN from the exons ATGAACTTCAACATTCGTCCTGCGACCAAAGTAGACTGCAAAGACATAATCAGAATGATAATG GAGTTGGCGGTTTATGAGAAGATGCCTGATCAGGTGAAAATATCATGTGAAG aaCTGGAACGCGATGGTTTCAACCAGAATCCATTCTTTGGGTGTCTTGTTGCCGAAGTACCTGAGGAAGACG GGTTCGCAACTGTTGGATACGCCCTTTACTTTGACATCTACAGTACATGGAAGGGACGGTCGATGCATTTAGAGGACTTATATGTGATGCCACAATTCAGAG GATTTGGCATTGGAAAAAGTTTACTGAGTGCAGCTGCTCAG gTGGCCAAAGAGAAGCAGTGTGCGCGTTTGCAGTTGAGCGTGTTGGACTGGAACACTCCATCACGAGACTTCTATGCTGCAAAAGGAGCTCAGGATCTCACTGTTAAGGAAGGATGGCATTTAATACGCTTTGATGGACAAAGCTTAGACAATCTGGCAAATGAAACTCAGAAGAATTAA
- the LOC131138105 gene encoding thialysine N-epsilon-acetyltransferase-like has protein sequence MKFSVRAATKADCKEISRLVMELAVHDKMSDQVKITCDELERDGFCQSPLFECIVAEVPEENKSKEGFTTVGYALYFYIYSTWKGRSMYLEDLYVMPEFRGFGIGKGLLSTVAKVAKEKQCVRLQLSVLDWNTPSRDFYAAKGAQDLTVKEGWHLIRFDGASLDDLANETQKS, from the exons ATGAAGTTTAGTGTTCGTGCTGCTACTAAAGCAGACTGCAAAGAAATATCGAGATTAGTAATG gaGTTGGCAGTTCATGACAAGATGTCTGATCAGGTTAAGATAACATGTGATG AATTAGAGCGTGATGGTTTCTGTCAGAGTCCCTTGTTTGAATGTATTGTTGCAGAGGTGCCTGAAGAGAATAAATCTAAAGAAG GGTTCACAACTGTGGGGTATGCCCTTTATTTTTACATCTACAGTACATGGAAGGGACGGTCAATGTATTTAGAGGACTTGTATGTGATGCCAGAATTCAGag GATTTGGCATTGGAAAGGGTTTACTCAGCACAGTTGCAAAA GTGGCCAAAGAGAAGCAGTGTGTGCGTTTGCAGTTGAGCGTGTTGGACTGGAACACTCCATCACGAGATTTCTATGCTGCAAAAGGAGCTCAGGATCTCACTGTTAAGGAAGGATGGCACTTGATCCGTTTTGATGGAGCAAGCTTGGACGATTTGGCAAATGAAACTCAGAAGAGTTAA